A single genomic interval of Nitrospirota bacterium harbors:
- the nadA gene encoding quinolinate synthase has product MSDLNILREKILKLKEQRNAIILAHNYQREEVQDLADFTGDSLELSRTAAGVKCDVIVFCGVNFMAESASILSPDKQVLLPETGACCPMADMITVSGPRNLMTFFPGYKFTGEYMFPVDFTLRDIKKRYPGVPVVAYVNTTADIKAESDICCTSANGIKVVESLDSDKVICIPDRNLAGWIAKNTKKEVITWDGFCHVHDRVTPEDVNKARQEHPDALVVAHPECRIEILEAADHVTSTSGMLRFATSSPAKEFIIGTETGLLYRLKKENPGKMFYPLRKDMICPNMKKTTLQSVLRVLETMTNEVKVPEDIRIPAKRSLDRMLEIK; this is encoded by the coding sequence ATGTCTGACCTGAATATCCTCAGGGAAAAAATCCTGAAACTCAAGGAACAAAGAAACGCAATAATTCTTGCCCATAATTATCAGCGCGAGGAAGTGCAGGACCTTGCTGATTTCACAGGCGATTCGCTTGAGCTTTCCCGCACCGCGGCAGGGGTGAAATGTGATGTCATAGTTTTCTGCGGGGTGAATTTCATGGCGGAAAGCGCATCAATACTTTCGCCTGATAAACAAGTCCTCCTGCCTGAGACAGGCGCCTGCTGTCCGATGGCTGACATGATAACAGTCAGCGGCCCGAGGAATCTGATGACTTTTTTCCCGGGTTATAAATTCACTGGAGAATATATGTTTCCGGTTGATTTTACCCTAAGGGATATTAAGAAACGTTATCCGGGCGTCCCTGTGGTTGCTTATGTCAACACCACTGCAGATATAAAGGCAGAGAGCGATATATGCTGCACCTCGGCAAACGGCATCAAAGTTGTGGAGTCCCTTGATTCTGACAAGGTGATTTGCATTCCTGACAGAAACCTTGCGGGATGGATTGCCAAAAACACAAAGAAAGAGGTCATTACATGGGACGGCTTCTGTCATGTGCATGACAGGGTAACTCCTGAGGATGTTAACAAGGCAAGGCAGGAGCATCCGGATGCGCTTGTAGTCGCGCATCCTGAATGCAGAATAGAGATTCTTGAAGCGGCTGACCACGTGACAAGCACCTCAGGCATGCTCAGATTTGCAACTTCTTCTCCGGCAAAAGAATTCATCATAGGGACCGAGACCGGGCTTTTGTACAGGCTGAAAAAAGAAAATCCCGGAAAGATGTTTTATCCTTTGAGAAAAGATATGATATGCCCCAATATGAAAAAGACAACGCTCCAGAGCGTTTTAAGAGTCCTTGAAACAATGACGAACGAAGTAAAAGTCCCGGAAGACATCCGCATCCCGGCGAAAAGGTCGCTCGACAGGATGCTTGAGATTAAGTAA